Within Xiphophorus hellerii strain 12219 chromosome 10, Xiphophorus_hellerii-4.1, whole genome shotgun sequence, the genomic segment ttttaaagattttctctTGTAtccctttaaatccagacaggacaacaaaaaaatcaagtcaGAAAGTCTCAATATTGCTGTGGTAAAAAGAGCAATATTGTCTTTAAATAAGGTTTATTGTCAAgaattaaaacaagttaaaaaagttttctggcaaatttatgactttttgaagtcagaaatgttccagtttttcaAGAAATTTTATAAGATTATAAGTTCTAAATATAAgttttttcaatcaaattttcaactttacagactcagaaatttctaggtttttttctacaaaatttctgagattaatcttaaaatttccGAGTTTGTTTACTAGAATATTTTCGACATTAAAAACTCCAAACTTTCCaagattttttaaacaaaattccTGAATTTTTTCaagacttttcaaactcagatgatcttgttttcagatttttgggCAGAAATCTactccatgttttctttctacAGCGGCTCAAATACGCCCTCAAAAAGTCAGACTGGAGAAAGATGCTAGTTGTGTTTAATTGAGTTGCGGCAGAGCAGCttgtttgtcattttgagacataaaacatcagaaaaccTCATGAGTTGATGGAATTGGTCTGGTtttgctcctcctcttcctgcgTCCGGGTGAGCGGCTCTCGCTCGGCGTCTCCCTCCGCCGGCCGCGACCTTTTGGTCGTCTTGTTCAGCGTCCCGCCCTGCAGGGACGTCGGGACAAAACGCCGTTAGCGCGTGAAGCAGAGTGCGTCAGCTGGACGGCGGCGATGTCTGACCTGACTGCGGTCGACGATGTTGAGCAGAACGGAGGCGACGATGCAGCAGACGGTGTTGGCCAGCATGAAGATCATCATCCTCTGCCAGCGCCACAGCGGGATTTTAGCTTCACTACAGGAGACAGGAAATCTGTAAAACACTACTGTACTGCTGCAAGCAGAATCACagctggagaggaagaggattagcaaaaaaaagaaaagaaaagaattttcTCTCgggattcagatttttttgagaattctgccttttttttaattaaattctgacttttttccaaaattttgactttttccaaaaacttttaatcttagaacttagatttttttctcagaattaaattttttttcttaaaattctcacttttttttccagaattctgataattctgcttttattcagaatttagacatttttcaaaattctttaaagtcagatttttattattattatttgcagtGTCCCTCTTCCatagaattgttttttttacctggatTTGGTGCCCAAAATCTGCCCAACGATCAGGTTGGACACGCCGATGCCGACCATCTGTATGGAGGTGGCCAGGCCCATGGCTGTTCCCAGCGTGGGCTGCGGCACCACGAGGGGAATGGACGGCCACATGCTGGCCTGGAGCAAAACCCGGAGAGGAAAACCAGGAACGCGCCAAAGATACGGGCAGAGAAAAAGTTTTAGGACTTCAGGCATCAATggtcaaaagaacatttaataaaccttgatttatttttgctagGATGATAAATTGTGTTATAAGGATTTtgctaataaaaatctgaaaagtgtggcatgcatttgcattCTTTACTAATTCTGCCTTCAAAAGGCAGCCAAACCAACCCCATGTTTTCACACACTTTCACACGTGGGACTAAATCGGAAACGAATCCGACAGTTTTCATTCTGAGCGTTCATGTCGCCGGACGCGGCTTCATCCAGCTCAAGCTAGCAGAGACACACCACAAAAGACTCGCAGGTGTAACAACagcaaatgcatgccacacttttcagattttttgtcataaaatatgTTATGAGACTTTATatgttttgttccttttaaaaAGTAGCTAACTGGCAACAAAAAGTTAGCTGTGCTAACCCTGAaacactaatcataaacattagttttgcTAACCGCTAAATGCTAACCACGCTAACCCGAAACCTAGCGGATTAGCAGAAGTGTTCCTGGAACTGCAGTTAGTAATTATGCAGAACTTTCTGCTGGTTTATCACATATAATCCAAACTTTTTCGGCTGAAGGCGCTGGATGCTAGCACTCAAATTTACACAAGTGAGCAATGACGATTTAAAGCCATCgtctgaaattaaataaaaaattaaacagccTAAGACGTTTCCCTTGTAACAGATGTGTTAGATAATTCACAGTTGATTAAAACCGTCTGAAACTCACGGCAGCGAAGGAGTAAGTGACTCCCAGCCAGATGGTGGAGACCAGAGGAGGGACGAAGGTGAAAGCCAGCAGTCCGAAGACGGGCAGCGTGAAAACGGCGCAGGCCAGCGCAAAAACTCCCCGAAGACCCACATAATCCTAAATCACAAAGTTAGAACCAATCAAAGTGATTTCTGGCCAGATTGAATCCAGAGCGGCGGTGGCTTACGATGAGGATTCCCACGCTGGCTGAGAGCACCAGCGAGCTGTCGTACACGGCGCCCGCTACGTACGCAGCCTCTTTCTGGCTGTAGTCGCTGTATTTATCCTGGATGAACTTACTGCACAGGAAACAACGGGAAAATGCATTAAAGCTTTGTTAAACCAAACAACTGCAGTTTTATTAATGATTCTAACATAAAACGGTGTCCCAGAAGTATGCTGCGtatagggctgaaacgattaatcggattaatcgtgattaatcgattattgaagcaattgttaactaatttagtacttgattaaaaattaacTGTTGAGTACAGactaaaaatagataaatactgaaagaacaacacactaaattagttgaagattatttcaataatcgattaatcatgaatAATGTGATTAAACATATTAATTGTCTGAAAATATtagcacttttttaaaaaagtgctaatatttctgaaaaacattctcagagctgtaattaaactaaaactacaaaaagcagaaacattttgcatttaaggcaaaaaaagaagtttgtctcagtttttgctttatcttgttcaaattctgtaaaaaactATTAAGCATCATTtgttatccaattattaatctgttaattGAAAAACTAATAACAAATCAGCCTTTCATTGTATTGATCAAGCAGAAAGAACTGAGATTAGAATTATTGTTAGtatttgttttagctgcagattcatcctttaCTATAAATGATCAAACCTTCACTAAAGAAAATCTGTCATTGTAATTaaggcaacaaaatgtttctcatcTTTAATGTACTCgtctttaaaaaatctgcagaatttgcaaattttttaatctgattaatcgtggGAATAATCAATTAGTCGTCAAAATAACttattgtcagaataattgattaattgccagaatattcagtaaaataatcgttagttgcattGGTGTGTATTAGCTCTACCTGGCATCAGCGATGAAGGGGAAAATGCCGTTGTAGAAGAACATGATGGTGAGGACCAGCAGCCAGTATCGGAGAGACAGCAGCTTCGCATCCTGAACCctctaaaaaacagaaaaactcggGTAACTTGGGTCCAGACGGGGCGCAGAGTTCTGTCTGAAAACGGTTCCGGAGAGAAGTTTACATCCATCCAAAACGTTCCCGACGTTTTCTTTATTGGGATGGAGAGATAATGATAGAAAACGGCTGAATGGTtggatttatttgaatattttctcttaTTCACAAgagtaaacattttataaacagTCTAGAATATTTAGGACAAAGGAACCAAAGGAGCATCTATGTAAACATTTGAGCCTGTATAATCTGGGTTTTAGAGAAAATTGTGGATATGACGATAGTGTTGATGGtgactgtatgtaaacttctgactgttGGACATGAACGAGCGGGTCTGACCACTTTGCGGGAATCCTCTGCGATGGCTCCGTCAAGGCCCAGCTGTCTCATGCCGATCTTGTCCAGAGCGCTCACGACGACCGCAGCAACGAAGCCGAGCACGCACAGCAGAGCgcctggaaaacagaaaaataccgTCATCTGGAGGCAGAAACTCTTCTTCACAGGCGGCGCTTCACTTCCTGGTCAACGTACCACCCCACAGCGTCCACTGCATGCCGTATTTGTCTTCAAACTTCTCCGTGAAGAAGAAGTTGAGGACGGAACCGAGACGGGAAAAGGCGAGCGTCACCCCGAAGGCCAGAGCCAGCTCCTTCCCTTTGAACCAGAAGGCCGTGATGCGGTTCTGCACAACTGGGAAAACCAAACAAGGCTGCAGCAATGCCTCTCTCTCTCATACATGGGATAATAAACTGGACCAGATTGCTTCTTACTGGTCAAAGATCCATTGCCGGAACCGAATAGTAAACGTCCCGTGAGCATGAGCGGAAGCAGGTAGGGAGTTCCTCTGAAGTGGGAGCCCAGAGCGAACAGCGACGAgcccaaaacacacagaaaggaGAAGAGAAACACCCCGACTGCAACACAACGGCACACACAGTCACCTTTCTGACTTATAGActaggactgaaacgattaatcgcaCTAACCGTGATTAATCAATtcttgaaataatcatcaactgatttagtaatcaattattcgtTTACTGGAGTCAGAAAATGCCATTTTCTGAAATAAGAGCAGTCAGAGCAGTAACTAAGCTAAAACTGTAGAAAAGTATTTATATGTTATGtttaagacacaaaaaaaccctttaTCTATAAATGTCTACTGGAAAAAACTCCAGtgaagttttagcttcacctgattcaaattctgcagaaaacctgcagcacTGAGAACCTTTTGCTCTTCAGAACTAGAAATATGTCAACAAGTTCATTCTACACTGTCCTGATGTTTAGTCGAGCAGGAATGTCTGAGCTTTTCACGTGCTCAAGTTTTTTTAGCTGCATCATTTGTTACAAATGactaaagaaatgcattttaggaaataaaatgtttattttgctcattttaaaaagaaattagattacTTGTTTATTCGCATCTTTTGATGTATTTCTGAAATTGTAGAAAAAGGTTTCAGTGATTGAGTAAAAATTaagcagaatgtgccaatttttcatctgagtaatcgattaatcatcagaataattgattaatcatctgAAAAATATACTAAACGACAGAATAAACCATTAATTGTCAGCAAAATCTACTGaatagattaattgattaatcatcagaaaaatcaattaatcatgagaataatcgattaatcggtaAAAATACTCAATTATCCATCAAActaattatataaataattgattaataatcagaataattgattaatcatcagaatgatTGATTAATCATCGGTATAATCTATTAAATGGCAGAATAAACAACTGTCAGCATAATCTGCAGAATAGATTAATCAACTAATCATCAGACTAATTGTCAggataatcgattaatcgtcaaaaATTACCGATTAGttatcagaataatcaatttgtaaaataatcgttagttgcagcacTGTGTAACACGGATTTTAAACTCACGCAGACTCACATCGATTTCCTAATTTGTCGATCAGGAATCCGGCCAGAATCACCACCACAGCGTTCCTGGTGGTCAGACAGAGAAACGCTCACCgacggggaaaaaaagaaagaaaatatcttaTCGCAAAATGAGTCAACGTGCAAATCTGCTTACGTCCAAGCATATATGGCATAGAGGAGGTTGTACTGCTGCGGACTCATCCCCAGACCCTCCACACAGTCCACAGTCCTGTTGATCGCGGTTGCATTGGGACATGTGAGGTTCTGAAACACGAGACAAACCAGGGACAAAGTTTTTACTCAGATCTGAGTCAAACATGAATCCAGCAGGTTGATAATGAGGAATCATTCGACTGATTTTACCCCCTGGAACTGGTCCTGCAGGACGCTGGGGATGTCGAAGCAGAAGTAGGAACCAAAAGTCAGGAGGCAGTTAAAGAAGAGAACCAGGAAGCGATAATAAGCTGGAAAAACCAAAATACCATCAAATTAACTTACTACAAGACTTCACAGTATTCTGTTGGGATTTCAtgatgaaaatgagtttttgaTGGTCTTTCACAAGCATCAGCAACCTTTGCAACccaaaaaggaataaaatgagCTTAGAGAcgcaaaaacagaaagatctgttgaaaggtttttcttaaataaagatCTGTTATTGAGGGGAGTCCAAAGTTTTTGTCAGCTGAGCCAAAATCGTAAACTCAAAAGTACATGTGGGccaaaaaatatcatttttaagaactaaaattaccaaagtttttgctgtttttgtttttacgtACTTAACAATAAACTAACCATGAagaaatttaacaaaacaaataaagcaatcACAGATTTTGGTAAGAACAGATCATATCCAAAACCTCAAATTGGTTTTTGCACATTTCCTTGTTAAATAAAAGGCATCCAGTTTGCTTAGTATTTTGGGCTCGATTgtagaaatatgaaataatatttaatcttttctcAGTAAAAACGGGATCTAGCTCAACCTTAATTTTTAGAAGAATTGCTGAAGTTAACCAAGTTTAAATGCAGCAGCTTTAATCAGGTTTGGGTGACCCAATGTGGACGCTTCAGGTAAACTTCAGGAAtctatggaggaccaaaactgacataataaacacagaaataaataaattcttagcAAATAAGAAAGCATAGGATTAAGAGGCTTCTTTATTTAATCACCTCTGcaattattactttatttattcttaattatgtcagttttggtcctccatatgaatcaactaatgtttttaaatataaatattaccaCAAAGAAATGACACCAAAGTggttaagtttttgttttaaaacaaagaaatagaaatctcagttctttaaaacaaaaaaaaaagacaaatttccaACAGCATTCATTGTTCAAACTTATAAacgtatcttttttttttttaaatgttcatgagACATTTTTAGCACTAACCGAGTTTTATTTAATTGGACTGAGGCAATTCACTCCAGCTGCTCCCTGGAGTGAATTGCAGCTGTCTTTATTACAGACAGCTGTAATAAAAAGAACACATGATAGAAAAGTACACTTTTACTAAAGCCCTGTTGGGCAACTTCCGACTTGAGTCACATAAGTTTTTAAAGTCTAAAATGCTGAGCGGCTCATTTACTGACCCGTTTTTTAGGGAAGTATTGGATCCTGTAGGCTGCGAGTAACTGGGGTTTAGCTTAAAATGCTACATGAGGAATAATTTTAGAGAAACAATCAACATAACTCACCTTTCTCCGCCGGTTGAGCCATACTGAGAGGAAATAAGTTTgctataaaacagaaaaatgcttcACATCCTTTGTTTACGGTCTGCAGCTGCGGCAGACGTTTAACGTCGGCAAACTCAACTTTAGTGTGAGACGGTCGCAAACCGCAGAGCTACACACCATGTGGATGGAACCGGTAGCATTCCCGACGACGCATCCAGCTATTTGGAATTCTGCAATGACGTAAACGaaccacattttcttcttcgtggtttttATTGGCGGGTGACATTGAACGTTAATATGTATTATCGCCATCTATTGtgctattttcctttttctttaaaactaatttattatacttttattttaattagccGTTTTTATTCCTGAACAACTTGATTGACTAGAACAGCGCTCTAATTAAAATGATGAAGCTTTTCATTATGATGAAGATCTTTATTACAGCTGTCATTCAAATTCTACAATTTCTCTACAAGATGTGAGCTATAAATGAAAGCTGcaccaaaaccaaaagaaatggCATATTTATAATAAACTGGAATATAAATTTACATGAATTTAATCAGCCgaaatttaaaaactacatgTAATTGGTAACAACGTGATacatatgaatatttatgtatttacatgCAGTTTCTATTATATTTGGTAAAggtgtaaaataaatgtgattacatgttttttattgctgtaCCAAAATCTCACACTGACttttaacttaattttaatttgttgttttttaacttcAGCTATTTTATCCAGTGTAGATGAAATATCATGGACTCCAGCCAGGGTCACAAGGTGTTTGAAGAAGAAACGGGTCCATAGCACCACAGATAATTCTAATGTTAAGCATATTTTCTACATATTCCTTaattatttgggtttttatgtaaaaaactTAGTGTTAATCTGATCAGAACATGAAATTCtaacctgaaatgtttttattagctgtaagtggaaaatcattataattagcagaaaaacaagctttaaaaaACTAGATGAAAACTTAAGTCAGTGCCAAGATCAATAAACCTGCACTGATTCAACCTTGTCTTTatcttttgcaaaataaattttattattactttttctttttaaaatatatttctatatgtTTATATGCTACAT encodes:
- the mfsd1l gene encoding major facilitator superfamily domain-containing protein 1, with translation MAQPAEKAYYRFLVLFFNCLLTFGSYFCFDIPSVLQDQFQGNLTCPNATAINRTVDCVEGLGMSPQQYNLLYAIYAWTNAVVVILAGFLIDKLGNRFGVFLFSFLCVLGSSLFALGSHFRGTPYLLPLMLTGRLLFGSGNGSLTIVQNRITAFWFKGKELALAFGVTLAFSRLGSVLNFFFTEKFEDKYGMQWTLWGGALLCVLGFVAAVVVSALDKIGMRQLGLDGAIAEDSRKVRVQDAKLLSLRYWLLVLTIMFFYNGIFPFIADASKFIQDKYSDYSQKEAAYVAGAVYDSSLVLSASVGILIDYVGLRGVFALACAVFTLPVFGLLAFTFVPPLVSTIWLGVTYSFAAASMWPSIPLVVPQPTLGTAMGLATSIQMVGIGVSNLIVGQILGTKSSEAKIPLWRWQRMMIFMLANTVCCIVASVLLNIVDRSQGGTLNKTTKRSRPAEGDAEREPLTRTQEEEEQNQTNSINS